The stretch of DNA TATCCCGGTCTTCATCGTCCTCTAAAGGCTCCGATGTGACTAAACTCTGCATCAGTTCATCATCTTCAATTTCGGTGTCTTCAAGAAGCTCTTCAACGTCTCTACTATCCATATCTTTGAATCCTTTCCCTCCAATTGCATGTGCCAGAATGAGAATTTCTGATTCTTCCACATTTGAAGGGTCTGTTGAACCAGCTTTCACGCATTCTGGCCATAGTGgcttccagcacgaattcaatgtTTTAGATTTCATAGAAGACAGAGCCTTTCCTATGAACGTCAGAGCGTCTCTTATCTTAAATTCTTTCCACGCTTGAATTACCGTCATCGTTTCATCGCTTTCAAGCTTTTCGAGGATGTACCGAAGACATTGTTTAATGTACAACTTCTTGAAAGCAGCAATTATTCCTTGATCTTGAGGCTGTAACAAAGAAGTTGTATTCGGTGGAAGAAACACAACTTGAACGTTTGGGTGCTTGATAACTAGGTGTCCTGGAGCGTTATCCAAAATCAAAAGCACGTGGAACTCCAAACCTTTtccttccaagtatgttttcacTTCCGGAATAAACATATCGTAAAACCATTCCTCAAAAACGGCTTTTGTGACCCACGCTTTAGTGTTAGCTTTCCAGTGCACTGGCAGTTTGTTGAAATCAGCCCCCTTCAACGAGCGGGGCGTCATAGCACGATTGATCAATAGCGGTTTCAACATAAGGTCGCCTGAAGCATTACTGCAAAATAACAGGGTAACCCTGTCTTTGGCCGCTTTGAAACCACTGGCATATTGCTCCTGCTGCGTAATGTAGGTACGAGACGGCattcttttccaaaaaagacccgTTTCATCTCCATTGAACACTTGGTCACCATGATACGCACCTTCTTTTATGATCTTAGCGAGCTTTGGAGGAAAACTATTTGCAGCCGAAACATCGGCCGATGCGGATTCACCCTTGATTTTAACGTTGCGAATGGAATTACTACGTATAAAGTTATAAAACCATCCCTTACTCGCGGTAAAGTCTTTCTTTTTACTTGAAGACGGCTCATTCTTCTCTAACCAAAGGTAAAGGCTCAAAGCTTTCTCCCTTATTAATTCCTGATCCAAGGGTATTTTCTTCTGCGCGTGATCTTCGATCCACATATGAAGTGCCTTTTCCATCTTGACCATCAATGGATCTCGTGTATATGATGAGGATTTTGTTGCATAGATAGTGCCCTGAGCTGCTGTCTGTCTGATGCTATCTTGATTCTTTTTAATTGTACGCACAGtcgattcgttgatttttaaattcctGCCGACGTTTGCAACAGATTTCCCATCTTGAAGGGCATCCAAAATATTGAGCTTCATTTCCAAAGAAAGAGACACTCTTGATCTGTTTTTTTTGAAGGCGGTTTTTTGCGAAGCCATTTTAGAGTATGcctttaatcaaaaattttgaatactGCTGACGTCTTCAGCTAACTGTCGAAAAGCGGAACTGCACACGATTACCCCCAAGGTTGGGTAACTCGCTGGGAACTGGCCGAACTCGACCGAACACAAACTGGCTAGACTCTACAACCACCACGGTTCAGGAACTGCACTTTCACTTTAACTTTCACTGCAAGGTTAAATCACGAATAACTTCTTAATGCGATTTCGTCCTTTTATATGTGTTCAGTTCCACACCGAACGAACTGAAGCGACAGCATCTAGCAGCACACATAATTTGCACACGACCCCACAAACCACGAGTACCCCTCCCACAGCGCAACTATGAGCTAGCCATCACCAACACACGCTGTGCCCGActgcataaaaataaaattggttcactccgactgaacggatcagtgaaaaatgcagtgtgaatgatcgcaaaatatactatttcagagtgcgatttaggctGTAACGATGACAATGAGTTCAAATTTGACGATATATTGACGAATACTGTTcggaattgttcagtcatagtgaaccaactctcaaaaaatacatcatttagttcagtcagagcggactttgtacgtataggcagccaaataacagccttttttggcatgatacttgatgtttttttacaactATCATACATCACAGTATTGGCAGAGAGTAGCTCAAacttctgagaacaatattgaacgaaaaaattaaatgctttgtaaattgcagagcattaaactttatgttcgttttctcgaaatcataaaaatgtcacatggcccggtctgacttaacaccgaccatataacaGATAGGTATGCTTTTAGAACAATTCAATGTAGCCAATACATATATAAGATACTGTAGAAACAGTTTGTATACTCTtacatttgaaatttgttgttaaAATAGTAATTTGAGGCAGGGTTAAAATATGCTTCTACGTATTTTGGTCATGCCACCTAACCAAACAGCTCTTTACTTACCACTCGGTTGTTGCACGTTGGACGGAACAACAACTTGTAGCGATTTACAGATAATTCAAAGATAAAACAGGCATAAAATGCGTAAAAACCTACTTGTAACTACTTTCTAGTTGAATCTCTgactgttttttatttatacaataagtatcttcgggagctgggaccgacacttatATTgttcaaacgctcttgatgcgcgctgaatgggAAGCAGAGcacgaaaaaatcggggcttaacgtgttaaatccatcgaaaaatggatgagcAATAAGCGGTAGAATCTGGACATTTTCAATCtgtacccccaacatgttccagAAAGACAAAATCCTATGTTTAAAGGTGCTCCCCGCAGAAACAAgaggagcgctatcgcgcttctccgcactcaaacggttaaacagGTATTTACATGCAATCGGCCAAGGAGCTACCTTCGTGAAGCCTTGTGTCACGCAATATATGCACACAATATGCAATTTGtttgaatatgggttgcattttatatCAATAATTCACTGACTATTAGTTTTTTAcgtgtattttaaaatttagggtggtttatttttacgcggattttggaattaacgcggtttttttttacgcggattttggaatttacgcggtttttttttacgcggttttcgtttacgcggcacgtatcccccgcgtaaaaagcgactccagtgtaaagaaaacgaaaaagaaaagagaaagaaaagaagacgaagaagaaGCTTTCGGCTCGGAAGGCTAACTTGGAGacggaaaatgaaacaaaagaaCGAAATTCTTATGGAATTATGaaacgaagaaaaagaaaactcagcaatttcaaatgaaatcgtcctaaaaaagcagattttaaaaacttgtatttttgattccaatgaaagtgtgtattccgtttgggttggaggaaatatgagtttttcacagcaattgggaattttttgactcaagcgttacatttgaaaagggcgtatcgattttagtaagagaaatctttgataatttatatctcaaaaacatgagtcgtactgaaatagtgtcttagaaagagttttagagtattgatggttgaatatgaaaaaaatgtacactgagaaaaaaattagtactctttttttttatttacaaaataataattcaatattGGATATTGCAatccaaaataattatttttttttattttttcatacaaaatagaagtcatgcagaaaatttaaaaaatgggcccaagatggtaaaactatttttgacgaactttgtggaacatcgaatttttaggaatttttgaaacttcgaattattgtatgttaacaatcatttttagccacaaattatgaattctgatatgatttgaaacaaaaaaggttattattaatctccttctaaatgtagccattttcgaaatatttaaaaaaatatttctaatttattgtcttttttatagtaaataatcccttttaatatgtttatcgtgttataccgtcatgttcatgaaattttatgaatttgcttataatttccaacaacttttccaaatacatcatcatggttcattttttgactcaagtgtaacttttgaaaagggcgtatcgatttgagtaagataaatctttgataatttatatctcaaaaaatatgagccGTACCAAAATAGtatgttagaaagagttatagagtattgttggcttaatttgaaaaaaatgtacactgagaagaaaaattagtacttttttttttatttacaaaataaaattttaatttgcgatatcaaaaaatatgtattttttttttcaattttttcatatagaatagaagtcatgtagaaaatttaaaaaatgggcccaagatggtaaaactatttttgacgaacttagtgaaacatcgaatttttaggaatttccgaaacttcgagtttttgtatgttagcattcatatttaatcacaaattatgaatcctgatgttatttaaaacaaaaaaggttattatcaatctccctCTTAATGTAGCCAttatcgagatatttaaaaaaaatatttctaatttattgtattttaatagtaaataggccctttaaatatgtttgtcgtgttataccatcatgttcatgagattttatgcattcgcaaattaaaaaaaaatcatgaacatgacggtaaaacacgacaaacatattaaaagggattatttactataaaaaagacaataaattagaaatatttttttaaaaaatttcgagaatggctacatttaggagGAGATTGatgataaccttttttgttttaaatcacatcaggattcataatttgtaactaaaaatgattgttaacatacaaaaattcgatgtttcgaaaattcctaaaaattcgatgttccacaaagttcgtcaaaaatagttttaccattttgggcccattttttaaattttctgcatgactctattttgtatggaaaaataaaaaaaaaataaaaaatatgtattttgaatattgcaaattgaatttttattttgtaaataaaaaaaaattactaattttttttctcagtgtacattttttcatattcaaccataaatactctataactctttctaagacactatttcggtacgactcatagtttttgagatataaattatcaaagatttctcttactcaaatcgatacgccctttcaaaagttacgcttgagccaaaaaattcccaattgctgttgaaaactcatgtttcctctaacccaaacggaatacacactttcatttgaatcaaaaatactcatgttttgtcatttgtcgatttcatttgaggggcttagaatgaaaggggtgtaagtgatttggtcgatttctctacatcgactatctcttttggtcatagcttagcctcaaatacattcccagctgtatttgacaatgtggaagataggtcagaacctcacctatcagattctatagcaaacttaaattggaacgtttttgcaattgagttatttactaaagaaaaagttgatgcagagaaatcgatcaagtcacttacaccccttgcattctaagcccctcatttggaattactcaagcATGATGTTGTGCGACTCTATTCATACCCTATccgttttttttccatacacttTGTCCATTATACTATACTGTATCTGAAAATAGGGACCATTctttacaaaaatataaaactgTGACAGAAAcgcaaaaaaagttttcaacTTTGTTATTTATAGGGGAGCcgtgggtaagacggacagtgggggtataatggacaggtggttgatttgtatagttgcattatgaatttccaaattctgttgatgggaaacctttctacatgctattctataatatttaaaccatcctatggcaatgaatactgatcaaaagtggaatagagaaacaaaaaccgaaaatcgaaaaCGATTCCGCGagtggatgtaacttttgcggcttcgatattaagcattttaagtggtttaattgcaaaattgaattcgctaatggttatatttcgatttgtgagttgacagagaagcgatattaggtatgtacggaaaagtaaattcattcgtaagtggcaaatttaaattattgaaataattgcactgggggggctgaaatggacagtcacatccataatcacatccaatgcatgattgaaagtgaagggaagaactcttttttatattgctttctttttttgttctcttgcagttactggacgcacaaacactgagagagagtgaaattattcctctcgcgagcaataaacctctacgcttcgtacattatcaacctgtccatattccccccactacatgtccattatacccgcaccgataaaaatgttcaactttTGGCTTGttctaatttcagtaaaaaaacatggaaaaacacctttttatgaaacatcagttatttcgaaaaccattatattgaactgtaagaaactgtttttaaatttttgaaaatatgagttttcaaagacataatttaaattttccttaacatgtccgtcttacccccatctcccatACACACCAGTAAAAAAATTTTAGAGGAACAAAGTGAACACATTATgttagaaacataaacataagtgtGTCAGAACTGCAACTTTAAgcttttgaatgatttttttctatttttcaaatatttacagcatttcaaacatTACCAAAACATTTCGatttcgcattctgttcctctattttttttaagtcgAGTGTAGTTTTATACGAAATATTTATACATACTACGAAAACTTCGGTAATTAATCGCTTTATATTGAAATGCCTCATTATCATCATCCAAAGCAACACAAGTTGGTGAGATTGAGTGGCTTCGGAGACGATCTCACTTAATAAAATATCTTCTTCCGTGAATGAGCGATAAAATCACGCACGCCTCGGTTATGAGGACTTTGATTGAACAAACTTTTCCGCCCCAAATATAATCCTTCCAAGTCAATTCCATCGCTTCCGCTCTCTTTTCCGGTTTCCTTCGTCTGCCAGAAGATTGTCTCTGGGTGGTGCAGTAGACTCTGAATCAACGTGTCATTATCACTACATCTACAGCTGTCGCCCCTTTCCTCTACTCTAACAAGAAATCTTCATCAATGGCAGCCGAGTGGTTTCGCTTCGCCAAGCCTGCCATAAAGGGttgaaattttccacttcatcTTGTTTCAGGCATTCCCTCCAATGTCGTGCCAGGGAAGCCTTGGATGAAAAATAGGCATCGGCATTACGTCTTGCGAGGAGAGACATTGGGTCTTCTCTGTTGCTGTTATTGTTGGTGTATTCCTACAAAAAGTGAAACCTTCTTGGCTCCTCTCGACTCAATTCGAGAGTTTTCCTAAGACGGCAGTGAGTGGTGAGTGGGATAGAGTTTTCGTCTGCTTTCGAATCTCCCCGttcaaatagaaacaaacagaCTGAGCCTTTGTTAAAGGGCAAACAGTTTGCCTACAATATACAAACATCCGAAGGTTGCCACAACAAGGTGCGAAGTTTGAATTGTTAGTTTTCGAATGGATGTGTTTATTTTTGCACCTTGTCCGATGCCTGATCCAGATCAACTGCAGTTGTTTGATGGACTACTCTCCAAAGAGCAAAAGTCCAGCGTCAGCCATCCATTCAAATTGGCAAATTTTCTTTGCTAAAACTGTTTGTACAGTGCTGTGGATGTATGTGTGAATGTTCTTATGCATACCCATTTTCTTGTGAAGTATTCGCACACTAGGTAAAAGGCACCATCCCTGAATCGGCAGTTTCAGTCGATAACAATAAATTTTCGGACAAAGAATATATCAACTATTATATTCCAAATTGCGTAATTTTTCGAGTGCGTAGCTGCAGAGAGCTGAATATGTCCGTAATCTACAAAACCCGCATTCAAATATCATGTGTCCTCACTGCTGCTCGGATATTTCTCCTCTGTTTGTAACATGTGAAGAATGTAGTAAAAATTCTTTCCGGAAAACCTTTTTTCCATCCATTTCTAGAAAAGCCGGGCACTACTTCACGGGTTCTTACTTGgattggatttggatttggGTTTCTGGCAATGTAGAACAATGAACTGCAGCCCACTCTCAACCTCGAAGCTCCGCAAAAGTGGTAGTTTAAAATGATTTTACTACTATTCG from Toxorhynchites rutilus septentrionalis strain SRP chromosome 3, ASM2978413v1, whole genome shotgun sequence encodes:
- the LOC129779181 gene encoding tigger transposable element-derived protein 1-like, with translation MASQKTAFKKNRSRVSLSLEMKLNILDALQDGKSVANVGRNLKINESTVRTIKKNQDSIRQTAAQGTIYATKSSSYTRDPLMVKMEKALHMWIEDHAQKKIPLDQELIREKALSLYLWLEKNEPSSSKKKDFTASKGWFYNFIRSNSIRNVKIKGESASADVSAANSFPPKLAKIIKEGAYHGDQVFNGDETGLFWKRMPSRTYITQQEQYASGFKAAKDRVTLLFCSNASGDLMLKPLLINRAMTPRSLKGADFNKLPVHWKANTKAWVTKAVFEEWFYDMFIPEVKTYLEGKGLEFHVLLILDNAPGHLVIKHPNVQVVFLPPNTTSLLQPQDQGIIAAFKKLYIKQCLRYILEKLESDETMTVIQAWKEFKIRDALTFIGKALSSMKSKTLNSCWKPLWPECVKAGSTDPSNVEESEILILAHAIGGKGFKDMDSRDVEELLEDTEIEDDELMQSLVTSEPLEDDEDRDIKPCDIEDGNKLADTLVKHFMEKDPCVERAVSFRNDLKLCMLRYNRLNEKTQPTVIDEDDEDFSLPLERRRSRPISSDEEDIATSSNRKHPRVANDSD